One genomic window of Branchiostoma floridae strain S238N-H82 chromosome 4, Bfl_VNyyK, whole genome shotgun sequence includes the following:
- the LOC118415031 gene encoding uroporphyrinogen-III synthase-like isoform X2, producing the protein MGILLLREPREGKGTDPYEQEFVAAGLQVKSVEVLSFEFCNLPELRSLVKKPEEFSGMVFTSQRSVEAVTRCLQEEEQSLPEEWICKSTFVVGTATAAAARSLGLTPSGEECGTATQLADLITQKFTSNSKALLFPCGFMRRETLPSALSAANIPLTELRVYQTTAHPDIDKRLQAYIAEQGIPEFLVFFSPSGVKFSQPALQKLAASDLSKIKMASCNVHGKVSPAVHLFSPPGDKSRDRVFQQRAGRTTTQQ; encoded by the exons ATGGGGATCCTTCTGCTTAGAGAACCTCGTGAGGGGAAGGGAACGGACCCTTATGAACAG GAATTTGTAGCAGCTGGTCTGCAGGTGAAATCAGTAGAAGTGTTGAGTTTTGAGTTTTGCAATCTTCCTGAGCTCAGAAGTCTTGTCAAGAAGCCTGAGGAATTCTCAGGGATGGTCTTCACCAGTCAGAGGTCAGTGGAAGCTGTGACGAGATGTCTGCAGGAAG AGGAACAAAGCTTGCCAGAAGAATGGATCTGCAAGAGTACATTTGTGGTGGGAActgcaacagcagcagcag CCAGGAGCCTCGGCCTTACTCCAAGCGGTGAAGAATGCGGGACGGCTACTCAACTGGCCGACCTCATCACTCAAA AGTTTACATCGAATAGCAAGGCACTGCTGTTTCCCTGTGGGTTCATGAGAAGAGAGACTTTGCCATCGGCTCTTTCTGCTGCAA ACATACCATTGACAGAGCTGAGAGTCTACCAGActactgcacatcctgacattgacAAGAGGCTTCAAGCGTATATAGCTGAGCAG GGAATCCCAGAGTTCCTTGTGTTCTTCAGCCCATCTGGAGTTAAATTTTCCCAGCCTGCATTGCAAAAACTAGCAGCCAGTGACCTCAGTAAGATAAAG ATGGCGTCCTGTAATGTCCATGGGAAAGTTTCCCCTGCTGTGCATCTGTTTAGCCCACCTGGTGACAAGAGTCGGGACAGAGTTTTTCAACAAAGGGCAGGAAGGACCACAACACAACAATGA